The region TGCAGATCTCAGTCTGAAAGCTTACCTGCTGATGCTGCTCGGCATCCTTCTTATGGAGGCATATGCGGTTAACCTGGCGGCGCAAGGGGTCGGATTTGCTTTTCTGATCACCAATTCCTTATCACTAGCCGTTGTAACAACGGTAGTCCTGCTGATTATCCGCTACCGGACCCAAGGGTAACGTTGGTTTTAAAGGCTGCACCTCCGTCCTATCTGCGTTATACTTTCTGTAACAAAAGGATGTGGGAGGTACTGTAAATGAAGCAGAATAAATATGATGATGAGGGTTTCTTTGCGAATTACAGCCAGATGCCCCGCTCTACGGGCGGGCTGGAGGCTGCCGGAGAATGGGAGGTCTTCCGTACCCTGCTGCCTGATCTGACGGGCCAGCGGGTGCTTGATTTGGGCTGCGGCTTCGGCTGGCACTGCCGGTATGCCCGTGAGCAGGGGGCAGATTCCGTTGTAGGCATCGATCTTTCAGAGAATATGCTGGAGCGGGCCAGAGCGATGACTCATGATCCGCAGATTAAATATCAACGGCTGGCGATTGAGGATGCTGCTTTTGGTGCGGATGAATTCGATACCGTTATCAGCTCGCTGGCGATCCACTATATTGAAGATTTCGGCAGCCTCTGCCGCCAGGTCCGGCATTGTCTGAAGCCCGGGGGAGCCTTCGTCTTCTCTGTAGAGCATCCGATCTTCACCGCGCTCGCCGCGCAGGATTGGCATTACAGCCCGGACGGGGAGAAGCAGCACTGGCCCGTCGACAACTATCACTTGGAAGGCGTGCGGCAGGCTGACTTCCTCAATCATGTCGTCAT is a window of Paenibacillus sp. FSL H3-0469 DNA encoding:
- a CDS encoding class I SAM-dependent methyltransferase, with amino-acid sequence MKQNKYDDEGFFANYSQMPRSTGGLEAAGEWEVFRTLLPDLTGQRVLDLGCGFGWHCRYAREQGADSVVGIDLSENMLERARAMTHDPQIKYQRLAIEDAAFGADEFDTVISSLAIHYIEDFGSLCRQVRHCLKPGGAFVFSVEHPIFTALAAQDWHYSPDGEKQHWPVDNYHLEGVRQADFLNHVVMKYHRNAATYINTLIRSGFTLTGISELQPTPDMLEQNPAWQEETRRPMFLLLSAVKR
- a CDS encoding PQ-loop domain-containing transporter, translating into MVFSVMQLVGGLILSLGWIPQIVQILRTRSVADLSLKAYLLMLLGILLMEAYAVNLAAQGVGFAFLITNSLSLAVVTTVVLLIIRYRTQG